From a region of the Enterobacter cancerogenus genome:
- the yjfY gene encoding DUF1471 family protein YjfY has translation MKKIAIAVMAALLLSANAMAAIKIDGRQAKNMDDVQSLGVIYINHNFATESEADQALNQETDAQGATYYHVILTHEPGSNGNMHASADIYR, from the coding sequence ATGAAAAAGATCGCAATTGCCGTAATGGCTGCGCTTTTGCTCAGTGCAAACGCGATGGCAGCCATCAAGATAGATGGCCGACAGGCCAAAAACATGGATGATGTGCAGAGCTTAGGCGTAATCTACATCAATCATAATTTCGCCACCGAAAGCGAAGCAGATCAGGCACTTAATCAAGAGACCGATGCACAGGGGGCCACCTACTATCACGTCATACTGACGCATGAGCCCGGCAGCAACGGCAATATGCACGCCAGTGCAGATATCTACCGATAA